Below is a genomic region from Borrelia sp. P9F1.
CTCTATAGGTAATAATTATGGATCAGAAAGTGGTATGCTTTACAAGACAGGCTCACTTAAGATATATAACGTTCCTCAAACTTTCAATGTAGATAAGAAACTTAATATCAAGTTTCATGATGCGGTTAAAATTAGTTATAAAAAGCTTACTTACTCTAGGGAGTATCATTTCCTACTAAACGGACTCATTAACACTCCCATGGATACAGATTATATATCAAGAGATTTTAGCGTTGATTATGAGGTAACAAACTCTATGATAAATTACAAGATTAGTAATATATTTCAAGAACGAGAAGATCCTAGGAATCCGAAATCAAAGATAATTAAGAGAAATATTAACTTTAAAGGCAGGTCAATAAGTGCGGCCATAAGGGAGGTATTTAAGGGAAATGAGGAATTACACTTGCCTACAAGTATTGCAAATAACACAATCAATAGGGCCTTTACATGCGGTTCTTTAGATGAATTCTTAACAGCCCTAGCGCGCAATTACGCCATTATTTGCAAAGTAGAACCCAAAGACAGAAATAATAACATAGATGCTGTCTATCGTTTTTATTATAAAACGGTACCAAAAGAGAGTGGGGGGAAATTTATAAAACCACTTCTTCTTGAAAAATTCGGATTACATTTTATTCCACAACAAGAATTAAAATACGCACCAGAGAGCAGGCAGCAAATAATATATTGGAATGCACAGGTACTCTACACGCATAGAATTGAAGTTAACACTAGAGTCTCATTCCATGACAGGTTTAATAATCTTATAACAGGCGTAGTAGAGGAAACTAGCGGGTCTTTAGCAAGTAGGGGGCCTTGTGTACTTAATTTAAGTATCAAAGATGATAAGAATACACTTACTAGAATCTAGGAGAGCTTTTAATGAAGAAAACACATGATTATAATGAATTTAGATATCACACAAACCTAGAAGACATGGCATACATTCACCACGAAACATTAGATAAAATGTGCCAACATATTTTTATATCCAGATTAGGAATAGTCAAGGAATTTTATCCTAGTACACAAG
It encodes:
- a CDS encoding DUF693 family protein, which produces MIRYDFKIEFYNYDDTKYVVASKPKLIIDTEQTRTHVTLSIGNNYGSESGMLYKTGSLKIYNVPQTFNVDKKLNIKFHDAVKISYKKLTYSREYHFLLNGLINTPMDTDYISRDFSVDYEVTNSMINYKISNIFQEREDPRNPKSKIIKRNINFKGRSISAAIREVFKGNEELHLPTSIANNTINRAFTCGSLDEFLTALARNYAIICKVEPKDRNNNIDAVYRFYYKTVPKESGGKFIKPLLLEKFGLHFIPQQELKYAPESRQQIIYWNAQVLYTHRIEVNTRVSFHDRFNNLITGVVEETSGSLASRGPCVLNLSIKDDKNTLTRI